In Oncorhynchus masou masou isolate Uvic2021 chromosome 28, UVic_Omas_1.1, whole genome shotgun sequence, the DNA window TGAATGAGAAGGCAACTTGCTGTCACCAGGGTTTTTCGTAACGCAAAGCCCCCAGCAATGCAGCTGGCTGCAAACCCACAGTTCGGCTCTCCTAACTGAGGCAGACAGTTAGGACAGGTCCCAGATAGGTCCCTGACAGGTCCCGCCAACATGACTCCCCAGGATGGGCAGCCAACAATTCACTCCGTGTCCTGCCCTGCCTCTTCTCGGTGGAGTACAGACTTTACCCCCCATAAAAATGGGGGAGAGGCCCATCTGTGCTCCTAGAACCATACCTCTCATGCAGCTGCTCCTTTCTATGCATCCGCTTACAGGGAAGGCGAGTCCCCCCCCCCGTGCCACTGCTCTCCCCTCCGCGCTCTCACAAGCAACCGAGGCAGGAAGTCAACTTGTCAGTCACTACCGAGCACTGTCCCCAAACCAAAAAACAGTCTATCAACTAGagcaaatatcatacccccaagacatgctaacctctcaccattacaataacaggggaggttagcttTTCTGGCAGGGTATGATATGTGTGCGTCTGTAaccttctcactcatcattattcacgattcattcaggatgatCTGTACTCATGGTAGCATCCActttaatgtagaagtgtttcaaaacatattatattcttatttacaataaaagtgactctaaaatgacacaatacattatttaccgtttatattgggcacaaaataatctgaaacacaaccaaaacaaacaaccAATTTGAAGAGTAGCAAGCTCGATGTCGTCATGATGTCAGTCCATCCTTTGTGCCTACAGATTGACCCAAAGGTTTTCCAAGGTAACCCCGACTTCATGCCTAAGGTCAGTGGCAATTACAATTGTCTCGCCTTGGAGCTTATGACTTTCCACCCAGCACCCTTCAATTCCACAGAAGAAGGGCACCGTATATTAACATATAATAGTAAGGGTTAACAGCCCCTTGATGGCCTGAGCGGTCATTCCACCAGAGGCTTGGCTACCTCTTGGGCACTGTTCAAATGCATCTCTTTAAAAGAGATTTGCTCGGTGGAATGTTGGGCCACCCTTCATATTTGTATGAGGTTTTTAGCCGACTGGACGTCACTGCACCTTCATTGGTGCATACTTTCTTCAGTGTCGGAGCCTCTGAGGGGTCATGTTAGCACTACCCTGGCTTTGGAGAGCATGTCTGCGTGACTGGAGTTGGCCAAATCCCAAAGTGAGACACCCAAACAAGCATTTGAAATAGAACTTAAGGTTACTTGCGTAACCTCGGTTCTGTGAGAATATGAGGGAGATGTCTCACCAATTTTCCCTGCTTGCTTGAGAATGACCAATTGGCGGACGAGTTGGTTCCTTTATGGAGGAGAGGGGCTCACCTCATTTGCTActtgacctgtctgtctccaacagaCGCTGTGCGTTTTTTGTTTGAGCTTTTGGACACGCCCAGGCATATCCCGTATATCTCATATTCTCATAGAACCAGGGTTACGTAAGTAACCTTAGGTTTTGATGTTTTGAGTTTCTACATTGAATATAAGGAACTAACTTATATACTTCAAGACAAATTACGTTTTCTAGCTTCTGTGTGTGTCATAGAAAGATGGTGCCAACGCTGCTGATCACAGCATTACAGGCCATCTCAAATTGCGTGATTATCATGTTCTCCTGCTGCGGACTGGTCGTCTATGGAGCGTGGCTCCACAAATATCACAACAATGATCTCTGGCTCATTCGAATATTGGTACAATCATTTCAACTTTTTTCTATGATTCTCCAAGACCATTGCATTGCTTACAGAAACCTTCCACAAGTGTGCTTTTTGTTACAGACATGTGCCATTAGTttatggtgtccatattaggacaacCTCAGTTTCAGAAGGACTGAAGCTGTCCTAATACGGACACCATATCTGTTAACTCTATTACAGGTGCAAAACGGAGTGGCTTTGTATGCAACATGGTGGGCTGTGGCTACCTTTTTACACTTGACCGTTGTTTTAGACCATCAAACCCCAATACCCAAGACAGATGCTGCCATAATGGTACTAGTGCTGCTCCAATTGGGACTCATAGGATGGTGAGAGTTTGTTCCTAACTTGTATCTAACCTCTCAATTCACCAAAGTGGTATTGAATCAATAAACCACATGGCTTAATAAATCATTTCTGCTTTGCCAGTAATATTTCCGTTGCAAATTGACGAACAGTACATTTgcttgatatatatatatatatacaacgtATATAAACTATGACATTGGCATGACAATGATACAATGGCCCTAAGGGGCAAATTTAAAAGCTAATTTGCCACTTAGGGACACCGTACAATCACCAGAACCCTTTCCTTCTATCCACTTGTTGTAAGCATGAgacttaaaaaaaaagaagatttTCTTCCTCCTTATAACTCTCTCAGGTTTGTCATAGAGAACTGGTACCTGGATAAGCACGTGCGCTACATCCTCACAGTGTACCCTGTGGTGATCCTGGTGTTGGCAGCGAGTGTGGCCAATCCAGCCACGCCCGGTACCCACATAGACATCATGTCTGGTAGGCCCTATGTCCTGAATGACTCCTAAAATTACACCTACAGGGAAGAGAACACCTGTAGGGCGTTTATACTATTAGTAGATTCCCATGGGTCTTGTACAAACACATCATCCTTAACTGCAACTGAGAAGCTGTTATATTTACTATGTGTAAGTATAATGAGAATGGGTTATAGTCTATGCTATTGGCAATGTTTACACTATCTTCACCAGTGTCACTGTTATGTGTGTATCACTATCGGCAGTCACTGAGGTGACTTTTCCATGATTCTTATGTCTACCATACCTGACGCATCATCTCTTTTCCAGCCGTCATCTTGGCCATAACCAGTGTCATATTTATTGTACGCATCATCATGGTGTTATGGAAGCACAAGCATCAACCACTTTACGGAGAAGAGGAGCTCAGGTCACCGGTGGACATTGCCAGGACACAGAAGCTCATCTTCATGTGAGGGGAGACAGCTGCTGTGGATATATGTATGCCCCTGTTGTTTTCCTTAACATTTAATGGCTGAGACCGATGTGACCAAATCCTCCCTATGTCCACAGCACATGTCAATGGAGATTTGGTACTTCGTTACTGGCTTTCCACGTGATGGGTGGGGCCTCTGCACCAGCCAATGCCAATGTCTTTCTCAACTAATGAAATCATATCAATTACTGTGTGTCAAAACAATGAACAGAAATGCTCTCATGCTGTCAACACTAAAGCAACATTAATATGATCATGTTTTTATTGTTTTGTCCATCTTTTAGTACCACCACATTGTTTTTATACCCTATTCTTGTCTACCTTTTGTGTTTCTACCTTCTCTTTGAACTTCTATGGTCCTAGGGATTCCCACAGTGAAAAAGCTGAAATTCACTACATTCCTTCAACAGAAATGGTTTGCTCAGTGggaaatgaatatccaactagtcagtgacaactgtgtggagtttggAATAACTATGTGAGCTTATTGCAGTATCGCAggcactatgtcctgggatttcctatgatccTCTATGTAGACTAATCCCTTACCTTCTAACGACTCTTGTGTAGCTTGTAAGTGGCATAGAGCAAAACGGATATGCGCGTTATAGTGGGGTCTTAATAGATTGTAGCTCATTCGGACTTTACAGACATTTTTGTGAGAAGGGTCATTTTCTGGATCCgcccttgtctcacaaacactGCTTTAGTTCAACCCCGTCAATCAGGCTAATGGTTGGTGTCACCGATGCAGAAGAAATAGACAAATCCAATGCAAAACTCCAGAAGTCtgtagctcaaacacacacaatatTTAAGAGGGGTTGGAAGCACTAAATCACGCTGGGGTGACCGTTGGAATCAAAGCTGTGCTATATTGTAAAGCACGTTGGACTGAGCTTGTGTATGGGCATAaacaaataaagttttttttataCTTATTATTAATGAACTCATCTGTAAATAGTATTGTGATTTAATGATGCCAAAAACAACAGTTTACCACTGTGCAATAGTAGTGTAACTTAGTGGTTAGACACTTTTGGGAAATTGCAGCCACACACCCACATATAGTAGTGCCCTAGCGAGTGTCATATTGCTCTGGCAATTCTATAGCGGTGATCTGTGAGGCTGCCAGTTGGCTCTTGGATAGGCTGAGCTCATTATGGATGgaataggagtgtgtgtgtgtgtctgtcacagGCTTTCTACTCAGTTTCAGTAAAGGCATCCGAGGGTACACGCACACAATAAACCTATTATACTGCAGTAAACCATGATAATCTGACAAACAGTGCCATTATCAAAAGTCCAAAGCATCAGATCccagattttgtgtgtgtgtgtgtgtgtgtgtgtgtgtgtgtgtgtgtgtgtgtgtgtgtgtgtgtgtgtgtgtgtgtgtgtgtgtgtgtgtgtgtgtgtgtgtgtgtgtgtgtgtgtgtgtgtgtgtgtgtgcggttatAAAAGAGTGTGCTGTATAAGGGGAGTTATAGCTGATGGCTTGACAGTGAGCATCTACCGGTCCCGTGTGTctatgtatgccagttagcagGCGATCTGGATAAACAAGTACAGTATGGTTCGGTAATGGTATGGCTACTGGATGTAATGATATGATTATACTGCCACCTGGTGGAACAGGAAGTTGATGGTTCAAAGTAATAAAGATGGCTGACTAGACACACACGCCTGATACTTGTGGAAAACCTCTCGGCCCCTGTTTATTCCAAATGAAAAGGAAAGATATCTGTACCTTCTGAATGGTGTGTTGAAGGTGGTGAGGTGTCATGATTCATCTGTGAGGGGTATTTGCTAGTAACCATGCGCCCAAGAGATGTTCCACAATAATCAAGCGTGTGCATCCATTCAGCCATCTTTATTATTCTTAACCATCACCTTCCTGTTTCGCCAGATGACAGTTTAATCATATCATTACACTAATGACTATTTTACCCAATATGACCTTACTGGTAAATGATGTCTCCTACGGGGACGTTTTaaatacatactgtacagtatgtcacTAAAAGGATCCCTTTGATGAGAAGTTTTTCTAACAACTTGTTATACACCAAGTGTAACAACTTGTTTTACAccgggtgtacaaaacattaggaatacctgATCTTTCcaagacatagactgaccagctgaAAGCAGGTGAAGGCTATGAACACTTATtgattgatgtcacctgttaaatccccttcaatcggtgtagatgaaagggaggagacaggttcaattattatttttcaattaagacatggattgtttatgtgtgccattcagtgggtgaataggcaagacaaaagatttatggtgcctttgaacggggtatggtattaggtgccaggctttgagtgtgtcaagaattgAAACGCTGCTcggtttttcactctcaacagttttaccgtgtgtatcaagaattgtgGTATGGCTTTATGCAATGATAGACCTTTGACCTCTACCACTCGTTTCAAATGCCGTATGTTATCAGCCCAGCTCTGGATAGAACACCAATGATTGTATTTTGATCTCCTTATCTGCATATCACCAACTACATTAAATAAGCAGATGAGTTGATAAAAGCACTTTCCAGAAACTTTGAAAACTGGAAGTGATGTTAATGCTCATACTGATGTATTTCCCATCTTACTGATATACAGTGTCCAAATTAGGACAACTTTAGGAGTTGTTTCGGtctgaggctgtcctaatatgaaCATTATACTACGGTGTCCATGTTAGTACAATCTCAGTGTCAGCAGGTGGCTGTGCTAATGTGGACACTGTAGTATGTGGATTATACTCCCGAGATCTGTTAAGGACCACGTTGGGTAATGTCTTATGTTGGGTAAATGAGTCCTTTCCTCTGAAGGTGACCATGTACTGCTGGGCAGACCACACCTGTACCATGCTCCGGATGTGGAACACTGGCTCATGCACTCTCTCTTTACTGTGTTCtagaggtatctctctctctctctctctctctctctctctctctctctctctctctctctctctctctctctctctctctctctctctctctctctctctctctctctctctctctctcacacacacacactctaaactgTTTTCCAGATGTAGTCTAAcacatccatctatctatcttcaGGGGCAATTCCCATCTGTCACAGTTTTAGtatgtggagaggagggggaataatAGAAATGCCAAATATGTTTGGTTACTCATGCAGCCCTGCACACATGAATGCCTAAGTGATGAAAATGAAATGATGAGACTGTACATGATGTGTGATTTATATCGCTCAGTTGTGATTGATGTTGTCTCCGCATGAAGGAATGTGATTGGTCCAGTCTCCTCCAACCCTGAAATGCAACATCTGTCATTCTATCTGATCTGGACGCTGATCAACATAGCAAAGATCACTTGGCTGTTTCTCTCAGACAGGCAGTAAGTGATttggtgttttttttacatttaaatggGAAGTTCAGTATTGTAAAACGTAATGTTTGATGGTTCCTCATCCTGAACGTAGTCTGTGGGCCAGGAGAAACTCAAATCCATGGTTCAGTGTTATTTAAACAGACAAATCAAACTTCAGCCAGCTTTGATAGTTGCTGTTTAAAGAAAACCGAACCGTGGATTATAGTTTCTGTTGGCAAAATAGAGAACTTTCAGAttgaggaaccatctaacatcgTTTTCAAATATTAATCTACCCCTTCAAGATACACGTTTTGGGATTTAAAAATATGACGAAAGAAATGCGGAGGGCTTTTGTGCAAAACCAAGTAAGCCAATATAAATATGATGGATCATCCTTTTTGTTTTAACCTTGACCTTCTACCATCCCTGCTTTTTAAATGGGATATGCCAGTTCACAGATTCCAAATGTTGTATGTCTTCTTTCGAAACCTGCACTGCCACAGCACCATGCTGGCCATCAACAACCCTAAAGAACCCTGGTGGACCTGCTATCTAGTGAATTCAAGATATAATCTACAATTGAAGTTgtaaatttacatacacttaggttggagtcattaaaactatttttttcaaccactccacacatttcttgttaacaaaaactagttttggcaagtcagttaggacatctactttgtgcatgacacaagtcatttttccaacaattgttacaattacagacagattatttcactcatcATTCACTAtatctcaattccagtgggtcagaagtttacatacactaagttgactgtgcctt includes these proteins:
- the LOC135517503 gene encoding uncharacterized protein LOC135517503 isoform X2, coding for MGDCISVRALLMLLALVSYLIALTFNILALFGPWTGAFMQTTQYVLSKSTTHLTPDRWVLFLWDVLNIWLIGMFIYLIHNLRRREAYTWMYTSPAVLPYGFYLSWIVNSMLNMAWLFLYDKEKMVPTLLITALQAISNCVIIMFSCCGLVVYGAWLHKYHNNDLWLIRILVQNGVALYATWWAVATFLHLTVVLDHQTPIPKTDAAIMVLVLLQLGLIGWFVIENWYLDKHVRYILTVYPVVILVLAASVANPATPGTHIDIMSAVILAITSVIFIVRIIMVLWKHKHQPLYGEEELRSPVDIARTQKLIFM
- the LOC135517503 gene encoding uncharacterized protein LOC135517503 isoform X1, which translates into the protein MGDCISVRALLMLLALVSYLIALTFNILALFGPWTGAFMQTTQYVLSKSTTHLTPDRWVLFLWDVLNIWLIGMFIYLIHNLRRREAYTWMYTSPAVLPYGFYLSWIVNSMLNMAWLFLYDKDFCVCHRKMVPTLLITALQAISNCVIIMFSCCGLVVYGAWLHKYHNNDLWLIRILVQNGVALYATWWAVATFLHLTVVLDHQTPIPKTDAAIMVLVLLQLGLIGWFVIENWYLDKHVRYILTVYPVVILVLAASVANPATPGTHIDIMSAVILAITSVIFIVRIIMVLWKHKHQPLYGEEELRSPVDIARTQKLIFM